From the Leptolyngbya sp. O-77 genome, one window contains:
- a CDS encoding pentapeptide repeat-containing protein, whose protein sequence is MANAEHVALLRTGGDRWNEWRSHAPDITPDLSHANLIGFDLQGLNLRHANLQNANLAFALLRAANLSRADLTLATLHSAQLQAADLSDALLVGATLQQADLRDASFYRANLTGANLSYANARATNFAYANLERSSLAYANLQRATLNHANLCKANLLETELINAYLFEAQLQGAQLVSTHLSRAYLFGANFQQATLIQTDLRWATLSYATLEDAILQDTDLSRSTLQPRPPQC, encoded by the coding sequence ATGGCAAACGCCGAGCATGTGGCGCTGCTGCGGACAGGGGGCGATCGCTGGAACGAGTGGCGATCGCATGCTCCCGACATCACGCCAGACCTCAGCCATGCCAACCTCATCGGATTCGACTTGCAGGGCCTCAATTTGCGCCATGCCAACCTCCAGAACGCCAATCTTGCCTTTGCGCTGCTACGAGCTGCTAACCTCAGCCGTGCTGACCTGACGCTGGCAACCCTGCACAGCGCTCAGCTTCAGGCGGCTGACCTGTCTGATGCTCTGCTGGTTGGGGCCACCTTGCAACAAGCCGATCTGCGAGATGCCAGCTTTTATCGCGCCAACCTGACCGGAGCAAATCTCAGCTATGCCAACGCCCGCGCCACAAACTTTGCCTACGCCAATCTAGAGCGCAGCAGCCTCGCCTATGCCAACCTGCAACGCGCCACGCTAAACCACGCCAACCTGTGCAAAGCCAATCTGCTAGAAACAGAGTTGATTAATGCCTATCTCTTCGAGGCACAGCTTCAGGGCGCACAGTTGGTTTCCACCCACCTCAGCCGCGCTTACCTGTTCGGAGCCAATTTTCAACAGGCAACCCTCATTCAGACAGATTTGCGCTGGGCAACCCTGAGTTACGCCACCTTAGAAGATGCAATCCTACAAGACACCGACCTCAGCCGTTCCACCTTACAGCCCCGCCCGCCCCAGTGCTAG
- a CDS encoding IS1 family transposase, which yields MTIERICPTCGSHDISKNGTTRRGKQNYKCRDCNRQFVEDPQWKPKDKDTRAFVNLLLLEKIPLAGIARVSGVSDSWLQIYANARYKAVPKAAIDADTREIIGCHIGERSRVSAIALWQSTPAVYRQCAKVYTDDWEAYVTVIPSKRHAAVGKESGLTSYIERLNITLRQRISRLVRKTLSFSKKIENHIGAIWMFIHDYNCHVREKLAEREELSFSSVLC from the coding sequence ATGACCATCGAGAGGATCTGTCCAACCTGTGGGTCTCACGACATCTCCAAGAACGGCACCACTCGGCGTGGCAAGCAAAACTACAAGTGCCGAGACTGCAACCGCCAATTCGTAGAAGATCCCCAGTGGAAGCCGAAAGATAAGGACACCCGGGCTTTCGTCAATCTACTGCTGTTGGAAAAAATTCCATTAGCCGGTATTGCCAGGGTCAGCGGTGTCTCGGATAGCTGGCTCCAGATCTACGCCAACGCGCGCTACAAAGCTGTGCCCAAAGCGGCAATCGATGCCGATACCCGAGAAATCATCGGCTGCCACATCGGTGAGCGCTCTCGGGTATCGGCGATCGCCCTCTGGCAGTCCACCCCGGCGGTCTATCGACAGTGTGCCAAAGTCTATACCGATGACTGGGAGGCCTATGTCACCGTCATCCCAAGCAAACGCCATGCGGCTGTTGGCAAAGAGAGTGGATTGACGAGCTACATCGAACGCCTGAACATCACCCTGAGACAGCGGATTTCACGGTTGGTGAGGAAGACGTTGTCTTTTTCCAAGAAGATAGAGAACCACATCGGTGCGATCTGGATGTTCATCCACGACTACAATTGCCATGTCAGAGAGAAGTTGGCAGAGCGGGAAGAGCTTAGCTTTTCCTCTGTCCTTTGCTAA
- a CDS encoding Uma2 family endonuclease, which translates to MDTLTLQMPISTQLSDDQFYDLCRANPDLRIERSATGALIFMPPTGGETGNRNSEINADFVIWNRQTQLGKVFDSSTCFKLPNGADRSPDVAWVAKERWEDLIPEQREKFPPLAPDFVLELMSPTDSLEAAQAKMREYIDNGVRLGWLIDRKQRQVEIYRPGYPPEILQTPAALSEESVLPGFVLNLEWFWQE; encoded by the coding sequence ATGGACACGCTTACACTTCAGATGCCCATCTCCACGCAATTGAGCGACGACCAGTTTTATGACCTGTGTCGGGCAAATCCTGATTTAAGAATTGAACGTTCGGCAACAGGAGCACTCATTTTCATGCCACCCACAGGCGGAGAAACCGGGAATCGCAATTCAGAAATCAATGCAGACTTCGTTATCTGGAATCGCCAGACGCAACTTGGAAAAGTGTTTGACTCCTCAACCTGCTTCAAGCTACCCAATGGAGCCGATCGCTCACCGGATGTTGCATGGGTTGCGAAGGAGCGGTGGGAGGATCTGATCCCAGAGCAGCGAGAAAAGTTTCCCCCCCTTGCCCCCGATTTTGTGCTGGAGTTAATGTCTCCCACCGACAGCCTGGAGGCAGCGCAAGCCAAGATGCGCGAATACATAGACAACGGCGTGAGGCTCGGCTGGCTGATTGACCGCAAGCAGCGACAGGTCGAAATCTACCGTCCGGGTTATCCTCCAGAGATTTTGCAGACTCCGGCAGCTCTTTCGGAAGAGTCTGTTTTGCCTGGATTTGTGCTCAACCTCGAGTGGTTTTGGCAGGAGTAA
- a CDS encoding CoB--CoM heterodisulfide reductase iron-sulfur subunit B family protein, translated as MTLSTVSTQTLRYAYFPGCVAQGACRELYQSTQALTRALGIELVELKKASCCGSGTFKEDSQLLEDTVNARNIALAEELNLPLLTHCSTCQGVIGHVDERLKHAKEADTAYFDQVNGLLKQEGCSPYKGTSEVKHLLWALVGDFGLEELQRRVTRKLSGLKCAAFYGCYLLRAQDHLVYDDPYNPQSMENVFRAVGAEPVFYRGRTQCCGWPLSSYATETSFKMAGGHILEAIAAGADCLVTPCPLCHLNLDSRQPEVQQVIGETLGLPVLHLPQLVALALGISPKELGLERHVVSTRPVLEKLGIRG; from the coding sequence ATGACCCTTTCCACCGTTTCTACCCAAACCCTCCGCTACGCCTATTTTCCCGGCTGCGTCGCCCAGGGAGCTTGCCGAGAACTGTATCAATCGACCCAGGCGCTGACTCGTGCCCTGGGCATTGAGCTAGTGGAGCTAAAAAAGGCTTCCTGCTGCGGCTCCGGCACGTTCAAAGAAGATTCTCAACTGCTGGAAGACACCGTAAACGCCCGCAACATTGCCCTGGCTGAAGAACTAAACCTGCCGCTGCTGACCCATTGCAGCACTTGCCAGGGCGTGATTGGGCATGTGGACGAGCGGCTGAAGCACGCCAAGGAAGCCGATACTGCCTATTTTGACCAGGTGAACGGGCTGCTGAAGCAAGAGGGCTGCTCGCCCTACAAGGGCACCAGCGAAGTGAAGCATCTGCTGTGGGCGCTGGTCGGCGACTTTGGGCTGGAAGAGTTGCAGCGGCGGGTGACGCGCAAGCTGTCGGGGCTAAAGTGTGCGGCATTTTATGGCTGCTATCTGCTGCGGGCGCAAGATCATCTGGTCTACGACGATCCGTATAATCCCCAGTCGATGGAAAATGTGTTTCGGGCGGTGGGCGCAGAACCTGTGTTTTATCGGGGACGGACGCAGTGCTGCGGCTGGCCGCTGTCGAGCTACGCCACCGAAACTTCTTTCAAGATGGCGGGTGGGCACATTCTGGAGGCGATCGCCGCTGGAGCCGACTGCCTCGTGACACCTTGCCCGCTGTGCCACCTCAACCTGGATTCGCGCCAGCCCGAAGTGCAGCAGGTCATCGGCGAAACCTTGGGTCTGCCCGTTCTGCATCTGCCGCAGCTCGTGGCGCTGGCGCTGGGCATCAGCCCTAAGGAGCTAGGGCTGGAACGTCATGTGGTTTCGACTCGTCCTGTGCTGGAGAAGTTAGGGATTAGGGGTTAG
- a CDS encoding DUF4230 domain-containing protein, with translation MTEANSRGNAAGNFLHSLSLLLSGGVMAAGLAVGVGLWQGGDRFLTQLRAFFTVQQPAPQVDVQSLVVQQVRTMSELTTAVFGMQAVVPTSRDRTFGGYTIGQTTLLYIAYGEVRAGIDLSQISPTDVQVVGERVTLRLPPPRILDSKIDVTRSQVYDYDRGFLGLGPDVAPELQELAQRQTLQEIIAAACSQGILQTASDRAQIAITQLLSAAGYQITVQPQPPAPDACPAATVPAGDPTSLPASPSQSPTISNTPGAAMNPAPASPTPVNAAPLRSPLNLPTPNPVPPNSPSQNNSPELPGTVGSRQRMTLPLV, from the coding sequence ATGACGGAGGCAAATTCGCGGGGGAATGCTGCGGGCAATTTTCTGCACAGCCTGTCGCTACTGCTGAGTGGCGGCGTGATGGCGGCGGGGCTGGCGGTGGGCGTGGGGCTGTGGCAGGGGGGCGATCGCTTCTTGACGCAGCTTCGGGCGTTTTTCACGGTGCAGCAGCCCGCCCCGCAGGTGGATGTGCAGTCCCTCGTGGTGCAGCAGGTGCGGACGATGAGCGAACTGACGACGGCGGTGTTTGGGATGCAGGCCGTGGTGCCCACCAGCCGCGATCGCACGTTTGGCGGCTACACCATTGGGCAAACAACGCTGCTCTACATTGCCTATGGCGAAGTGCGGGCGGGCATTGACCTGTCGCAGATTTCGCCCACCGATGTGCAGGTGGTGGGAGAGAGGGTGACCCTGCGCCTGCCGCCGCCGCGCATCCTGGACAGCAAAATCGACGTGACCCGCTCGCAAGTTTACGACTACGATCGCGGCTTTTTGGGACTGGGGCCAGACGTTGCGCCGGAGCTTCAGGAGCTGGCGCAGCGACAGACACTCCAGGAAATCATTGCGGCGGCCTGTAGCCAGGGCATTTTGCAAACGGCGAGTGATCGCGCTCAAATCGCCATTACCCAACTCCTCAGTGCCGCAGGCTATCAGATCACGGTTCAGCCCCAGCCGCCCGCCCCCGACGCTTGCCCCGCTGCCACTGTGCCCGCAGGCGACCCCACAAGCCTGCCCGCCTCGCCCTCGCAGTCACCCACCATCAGTAACACGCCCGGAGCCGCGATGAACCCTGCCCCAGCAAGTCCAACCCCGGTCAATGCTGCACCGCTGCGATCGCCGCTAAATCTGCCAACCCCAAACCCAGTGCCCCCCAACTCGCCCTCGCAAAATAACTCGCCCGAACTGCCAGGGACAGTCGGCAGCCGCCAACGTATGACCTTGCCGCTTGTCTGA